AGCAGAATGACCTCAGACATCTCTTCCTGGAGATATGATTATCTGGAATAGGCACAAACATGAATTGGAGAGAAACTTTTAGAGATAAAACTCTAACACATGAGATGAGTGTAAAAGAAGTGAGAACTTCCCTAAATTTTGCCGCCTCCTAATTATAGTTGTGGCTCTCTTCACACAAACAAATAAGAATCTACAAACACGTCTTCATAGacccctaggactcttgaaatCTGTGCTCTGATTCAAAGTTTGACACCCTTCTATCCTAAACCCATGAAATGTTTGTTATTggaagaccattgttggcctcAAGCGGAACCTTAACATTTCTTACGAACATAGCGAAAGACTCCAAGCATCTTTAAAATTGATCAAGTGCACTTACGAAAATAGATCAATAATATAacatggaaaattaaaaaatcaaacattCAACTTATCAAAAATGGTACCCCAAATCTTTAACATATGAATGATAATGTAAAGACTACTGAACTACTGACTTTTTAACTATCTATAAATCCTCTAAACAATCTGAGTTCGatattgggacaagccccaaaatatcctaatgaactaaaaaataattaaagtcgAAAGCAATAAAAGAATTCCTCCAGAATGCAAAAAAGCTCACCAACAGACTCTGAACTACTTACTTGATCAATAGTGCACTAGaatgcgtctgcatcataatacgatgcagTTCAACTGAAATAATTACATTCGGTGTATAAGTATgagagttggaatgctaacatAACACAGGGTTGAAATATTATGAAAGAAAACATTTACCTTGACTCTTCTTAACTCATGAATAAACTTAACtcagaataaaataataaaacacatgcaatatactaaaatatttataaaatggtAAAAGACACTCAGTTTGTAAAACAAATGCAATAAAACACtcaaatttacttatataaaaagttatatattttaggTGGGAGTTTTTCCTATCGACAACAACCATTATGaacctaagtggtgatacaacatcTTTATATCACACTGCCTAGCTGTCTATACTTTTCCGTCATGTAgaactacttaacttagtgAATCCACTATCTTTTCTAAAGGAGTCacctaaaaagtatgatcacTTAGCACCCATGATAGCTACATGGTTTGTTGAGACTTCAGTTAGTATGAACTTGCATCACCATattagtgctcaatactactccgaGAGGTATACTTagctcaaatatttttaaaacaaatttctttctttggtttgagataattacttcAAACTTAGCTTAAAATCTCTTGGAACCGTTGTTCCCTTTTCTTAATCAATTGTGAAATCATATATGAAGTCTTTGGGAATACTAAGTTCCCCTAGAGGTTTTTGAGAAAGGATATCAATTTTTTACTCTATTATTAAATTGAAACCTAGgtcttaataaaaatttaaaacatatgtaaaagactttttaaagaaatattttgagaaCTTATCTCGACTTAACTCTTAACTACTTAACTTGACTCTTCAACTTCtttacttgactcttaactgacccttgaattaaattataaattcaagaatCGGGAATTGAGATTGGAAAGACATCATGAAGTTTAGGAATAGATTTAGATATCTAAACATAAGAAAAGGCTGAAATTCAATATTTGAAAGAGGGTCCATGACGTGCagaagatttgaaattttagctTTGAGAACTTCTTTTGAGGCAGAACACTATGTAACAGCTCTGCAATGCAATACAAAAATTTCCAAATCTGTGAACCTACACCGCGATGGGCAACCAATTCTTCATTGTTTTacatctctaaaccctctaaacaTTGTGGGTTCATTTACCCAATACTTAGAATTATATATACCCTCCATATACATAAGATTCTACTAGAAAACAGTGCTAAAAATGTATCAACCTCAAGAAACTCCAATCAACAACACCCACAATAATTCAAATGAAATCTATCAAGAACTCAaggatttattttaaaatgtaatagCTTCTCTGAAATTGAATCATGATTTCGCGTGGGAGAATTAACTCAATGCTTTGTGATTTCACATACCTGGTAGGAATAAATACTTGGCGAAAACCATGACAAGATTGATTGATCTTAAAAAATCTTTccctttcttgttctttctcctcttttctcaaattcctattttataaaaatgactACAATCTAACTAGACCCATATAAAACTCCTACACTAATAGGGCAACTAAACCATTAATATACCCCTTACAAATCCATATTTGGACACCTCCTtattccaacaacccaacttcctaAGAGATGGTTGTAGTagtgttattttgttattatgttgatTAGGTCTTATGTATGTTAATCTATGtatgatttttatgaatatataaaatgatgatatataagattatgaatatatgtatGAAGTAGGTTGATTAATGTGACACTTAGCTTTGGATAGAGTTATGAGATTCTATTCTTTGCATTGCACAAGCATTGCTTGGGTTGCCTACATGTTGAGATGACTTATGATACTTAAATTATGTGCACATCATTTTTACTTTACAAAGAGGCATGTTTagactaaaatgtccttttatgGATGTTTATCTAGTTTTTATGTATAATAGTCATACTTAGTTCGTGTGATATACTAAAccatattttcttcccttttcccaaataaAGAAGGTTACGAAAATTGAGGATCCAAGGCCAGTTCTTAAGGATACTTATAATTGCTCTTCCAAGTTGGTGAATCCTCAAGTCTGATGACAAGACTCTTATGTCCTAGGGTAACACCCAAAAACAAACTAAGGTGAATTAAAGCTTCGtgaatgtttcttgagttattttttgttaatattagtTATATTAGTGTCCTTAGTCAGTATATGAAGTTTGGAGGCCAAAtttccaagaatgtccatgacgttcgaaaggtatGCCTTAGAAAGTGCTTGTGTGTTTTCATGTGCTTgagtgagttttatgtgttcgttttgtTTGAAATTGGTGTGGGATGTTTCTAAGAcctaaaataatatgtttagaGGTTCAAAATACGGGTACAAACCCACCTAGAACCCACGAGGGGCCCTATAAGAGGAACCCATCTCTTGGAAAGAAGATGCATAGAAGTGACCAAATGACGACCTAAGGGACGGTCCATTTGTCAACAAACGGTCCATCGACCATGAGTGTCTATTGGAGTTGAAATTAAGGCTATACTTATTTTCAATGGAGATAAGTCCCAACATACAATCCTCCACCAAAGGGCTGTCAATAGACAAACTGTCCATTGGTTTGAGCCGTCGATGAGCTGCTAAAAGGTTGTTTTGTCTTGGGGTGTTCGGTAAATTCACCCAAGTCTTTTAAGGACCTTTGACGTTTATTTTAGGGTATGTTAGGTATATTAATATGTtttaaaccctaagacctaattttagactccATTTCCTAAAACCCCAAACCCCTCCCTCTTAAAAGACTCTTTCCAACATCCATAAATGCTAGAATTCAAGAAGGAGCTAGGAGGGCTGTTGGTAGACATTTATATTAGGATTGAATCTACGCGCACACACActtgaatgaagaacacaaaaacttttaagagaaagagatgagagatcaaGAGAGATAAAGAGAGAAAcaaatatttcgtggtaacaccccgtgagtacacttccacggcggtggtatacatatatatatatatatatatatatatatatatatatatattaataaattagagtatttttggttaaagagaataaatagagaataaatagtacaacctaaaatttatatattaattaggctccacaacctaacaattctcccacttggagactaaTTGAGTCAtctaaaaaatacattctcaaacgAAAAAAatctcatcatcatcaacatctttaccgcactgCAACATGTGTAGCAACAACTAAAGAAGACCAACTGAGGTTTTGCATAACCCCTGTTTTCCAACACCAACACATTTCGAAAACATGTCTGTCGGGTTcgttgcaccctctatcttctccaggcatatatcaccatcctccacttcCCTGCGAGTGAAaaggtatcgccttctgatgtgttTTGTCTTCAAACTGGATTTTTAACCAACTGTATgacactctggctatctgagtaaagaatctccTCGTTGTGATTCTTTCCCAATTCCTCCAGATAATCttccagccatatcatctctttcccaacttcagctattgccacatacccagcttcagtagatgacaCACTTCTGAAGAATGTACATCATACTCActgttgttccacctatggtgtaaatacacccggatgtactcttgctcgagtctaCATCCctaccaagatcagcatccacaaaatcCTGTAGAGTaaccttgcctttgccaaaacaaagtgaagtactggatgtacctttCAGATATCTGAAAAGCCACTTCACaacttcccaatgctctttcccagggttcgccatgtacctgctaacaactcccactgcttgtgctatatcaggtctagtgcagaccatagcatacataaaACTCCCAACTattgaagcatatggaacaagtgccatgtgatcacgctcctagGCAGTCTTGGGCGACTTATCCTTTGACCATTTAAGCTGATTTGCCattggagtagtcctgggtttagcatcattaactaTGAATttgctcagcaccttctcaatgtacaactcctgagatagatttaaagtgccagcagatctatccctagaaatcttcatccccaaaatctgctttACCGGACACAAATCTTTCATCTTaaacgctgcagacaaccttgtcttcagattgttaatctccctcatactagatcttgcaatcaacatatcatccacatacaaagtagaaagacatatgaatcagtacatttcttgaagtaacaacaaggatccttttcagctttgtagaatccactcttggttatgaaggagtcaaacttcttgtaccacttcCTTTGTGCATACTTTAGTCCATACAATCttctggtgagcttgcacaccatgtgttccttgcctggaaccacaaatccttctgGTTtttgcatatagatctctttgtaaAGATATCCATGTAATAatgttgtttttacatccatttgctctagatgcaaattctctgATGCAACATTACTCAACAGAATTCAAATAGatgttaacttcacaacaggagaaaacATTTCAGCATAaccaatacctttcctttgtgaatatcatTTAACCACTAAGCGAGCTATGAACCTTCTTTttccatctggttcagtcttgattctgaaaaCCCAGTTGTTTAGCAAaactctcttccctgcaggtaacttAGTCATcatgtgtcattcttctcaagtgaaCTCAtgtcatcatccatggcttgctcccatttaatcgaatcctccacctgtagggcctcatcaaaagactctagttccccctcatcagtcaacaataaatagtgtaatgaaggtgaatacctatctggtgcccagATGGTTCTAGATGAACTCTTTTACACCTGCTCATATGTAACTTGctcacttcagattcttcagtaggagttggttgagtatctgcttcgacatctctggggttactcttctccaactcaatctcaactcccacttgctttgtaatatatagaaccttctgctctctgtccttgtacaggatagactcatcaaatgtcacttCACAATATCTCCGGATTTTTCAGTTCTTGTCATCCctaaacctgtaaccaaacaaataagaaccatatcctatgaagtaacacttcacagccttggcatcaagcttgtctctcttttctggaacAACACGAACATAAGCAGTctaaccaaaagtcctcaagtctgagtacttgagttcttttcctgtccacacctcctctggaatcttgaaccctaaaggaattgatggtcccctgttgatcaagtatgcagctgtgctcacagcatccatccaaaatgttttgggcagcccaaaGTGTATCCTCATTCTCCTttcacgctcattcaatgttttgTTCATCCTTTTAGCAATTCCATTCttccttgccttaccaggaacagttctcatcaatctgattccctcagttgcacagaatgccttaaactctgatttgtcatactctcctccattgtcagaccttaggcatttgactttcaaaccggtttgattctcaacttcagatttccacttcttgaaagttgcaagcACATCTCACTTATGCTCAAAGAAGTAagcccataccttcctgctaaaatcatcaatgaaggtaacatagaatctagatcctccaagtgatgatactggagatggttcccaaacatctgtatggaccatttcaaAGGCACATTCTTTGGATCCATAGGAGTCTTTgggaagcttactcttttctgtttgcccataacagagctctcgcaaagacccatatcaacagacttcaaaCACTCTAATGATCCTTTTGCAACAAGCATTTTCATTCCTTTATccctcatgtgtccaagtctatTGTGCCACggacatgaaccggaagcaccttccGCAATAGCGGCCATATTAATACATCCTtaagtggtgtacaaggttccagattttgtgccacgagctactaccatagcaccattcacaatcttccacgaatctttcccaaactctgctgcatatcccgtgctatccaactgaccaacaaagatcagatttttctagagcccaggaatatatctgacatcctctaATGTCCACTAGTTTCCCGAGgttgtctttatgcaaacatttCCCTTTCCTTCattctctaaggctttattgtcagcaagatacacatttcaaaaatttccagattttaaatatatgaacaactccttgcttggagatgattggaaagatgcaccagaatcccaAATCCATGATTCAGCCGGGCTGTTTACACTAAGGATGAGAGCATCCCCAATGCCCaatgctgaatttacagaatcattgtcatctccaaatttctaattctgtttcttctttggctttgtacagctCATCCAAAAGTTCCCTTTTGCTCCACAGTTCCAAAAAGTCATGTTTGATCTGTTCGGGGATCTTCCtcaattctttgattttgatcgactaTGATGATTTTTCCCTtttgtcttacttctccccctttgGTTAACTCTGAGAGCACTGCCTGATGAATCTCCAACATCTCGTTTGTGAATACTTTcactaagaacaacatcacagatttcatcaaactttagTTTTTGTGGTCCATGGGAACTGCTAATcacagcaacaacagtatcccaagactcggacagaaatgacatcaaaatcaatgccttaatttcatctttaaaattaatatccacagaattgagttgactcacaatcatattgagcTCGTTTATATTATCAGAAACAGGTTCATTCTCAGACATATGTAAATTGatcaatctacgcatcaaatatatcTTGTTTATCGTCAATgttttttcatacatgtttgacaatGTCTTCAATAGACcagacgtagtcttctccttcacgatgtttaACACCACATTTCTTGACAAAGTAAActggatcaaccctagagcctgacgatccttgagtttccacttctccttcGTCATGGATTCCTGCTTCACCCCAGTCAATGGTTTGTGAAGATCTTTCTGCTACAGATAATCTTTGATCTGCATCTTCCCGAATATGAAATcagatccatcaaacttctcgatttcAATCTTCAAACTTTCCATCTTCAGTAATCGTGTTGAATCTCTGATGCTCTGATACTAGTTGTTAGAATCGAATCCACGAACACAcaattgatgaatgaagaacacaagaactttcaagagaaagagattagagatctagagagagaaaaaaatattttgtggtaACGCCCAGTGAGTAAACTTTCACGGCGgtgggatatatatatatatatatatatatattaattaatcagagtatttttggttacagagaataaatggagaataaatagtGCAGCCTAAAATTTATAGATTAATCAGGTtccacaacctaacaattctcATACATGGAGACTTattcagtcatccaaaaaatacattttcaaacaaaaaaaatctcttcatcatcaacatctttaccgtaccgcaacatctgtagcaacaactacagaagaccaatcGAGGTTTTGCATAACCCCATTTTCctaacatcaacacatttcgtcaacatgtctgccgggttctttgcaccctctatatTCTataagcacatatcaccatcctccactgccttgcgagtgaaatggtatcgccttctgatgtgctttgtctttgAATGATAGACTAGATTTTTAACAACTTTATGGCACTCCGGCTATCTGGGTAAAGAATCTTCGTGCTCTGCTTATTGCCCAATTCCTCAGATAATCTGCCAcccatatcatctcttttccagcttcagctattgccacatactcagcttaagtagatgaaagagaaacacacttttgaagcctggacatccaactcattGTTGTTcaacctatggtgtaaatgtacccggatgtactctttcTCGAGTCCATATCCCCAACAAGATCAGCATCCATAAAACCcagtagagtcaccttgcctttgctaaaacaaagtgaagtactggatgtacctctctgatatctcagaagccacttcataGCTTCCTAATTCTCTTTCCCAAGGTTcaccatgtacctgctaacaactcccactgcatgtgctatataggtatagtgcagaccatagcatacatcaaactcccaactgctgaagcatatgaaACAAGTGCCATATGATCAGGCTCATCGGCAGGTTTGGGTTACtactcctttgacaatttaaagtgatttgccaatggactAGTCCTGGGTATAGCATCTTAAACCCTGAATCTGCTAAGCACTTTTTCAATGTACAACtcttgagatagatttaaagtgccagcagatctatcccgagaaatcttcatccccaaaatctgctttgCCGGACCcaaatccttcatctcaaacgctgcagacaaccttgtcttcagattgtaaatctccctcatactagatcctgcaatcaacatatcatccacatacaaagttgaagacatatgaatcagtgcatttcttgaagtaacaacaaggatccttttcagctttgtagaatccactcttggttaataaggagtcaaacttcttgtaccacttcctttgtgcttgctttagtccatacaatctcctggtgagcttgcacaccatgtgttccctGCCTGGAACCACAATTCCTTCCGGGtgttgcatatagatctctttgtccagatctcattgtaaaaacattatttttacatccatttgctctagatgcaaattctccgatgaaacaatactcaacagaattcgaatagaggttaacttcataataggagaaaatatttcagcataacCAATACCTTTTCTTTGTGAATATcatttaaccactaaacgagccttgaaccttcttttgccatctggtccagtcttgattctgaacacccacttgttcagcaaagctctcttctctgcaggtaactcagtcaccatgtgtcgttcttctcaagtgaactcatctcatcatccaaggcttgctcccacttgatcgaatcctccacttgtagggcctcatcaaaagactatggttccccctcatcactcagcaatagatagtgtaatgaaggtgaatacctatcttgTGCCCTGATGGTTCTAGATTATCCCCTTAACACCTGctaaggtgtaacttgctccacttcagatacTTTAGTAGGAGTTGGTTGGGTATCCGCTTCGACATCTCTAGGGTTagtcttctccaactcaaccacAACTCCCACTTTCTTAGTAATATCTAGAACCGTCTGGTCTCcatccttgtacaggacagatTCATTAAATGTCACATCACAATATCTtgggatctttctgttcttgtaatcccaaaacctgtaaccaaacaaatcagaactaTAGCCTATGAATTAACACTTCACAACCTTGGTATCAAGCTTGTCTCttttttctggatcaacatgaacataagtagtgcaaccaaaagtcctcaagtgtaaGTACTTgtgttcttttcctgtccacaccttctctggaatcttgaaccctaaaggaagtGATGGTCCCATGTTGATCAAGTATGTAGCTGTGCTCAGAGTATCCTCCCTaaatgttttgggcagcccacataTAATCTACAATCTTCATCTTCCAGAAACtaaaatcggatccatcaaacttctcgattccaagctttgaactatccatctttAGTGATTGTGTTGAATGTCCTATGCTCTGATCCaattgttaggatcgaatccacGCACACAcaattaatgaatgaagaacacaagaactttcaagataaaaagatgagagatctagagagagaaagagagaaacaaatATTTTGTGGTAACACCCAGTGAGTAAACCTCACGGTGGTgggatatatatattataataaattagagtatttttttggttacagagaataatggagaataaatagtacAACCTAAAATTTACGTTAAACCGCGTAAACAATTAGATATATTAATCtggctccacaacctaacagtttattcataaaaaatcattagGGTTTCTTCTAATTATTGTATGGTATTCATCCTTGAaatctcttccattcaaggagttcATTCTAATGAACTTTTAAAAAGGTTTTCAACCCTAGCTTCTTTTATCTTTAACTTTAAATATGGatcttgcatgaaaatgtttctaatgattcaaatatgatgtttataattttagtttgtgattttaatgctaaaacatcaattaaaacgtgttaaaacttttttttatcaaattttggcttaCGAAATGGGTTGAATGCACATGATATTGTAGTCTTAGAGCTTCAGTTTCCTTTTATTTCTATTGCtgtttagctactgccctaagggctatattatgatgaattgttgaatGAATTATTATGGGTGATGAATGCCtggattaaagggtaagttgtttttgttgtttaacTTTACTTATGAATTTCTCTTTTGTGGTATGGTGCACCTtcttggtggtggtgtttacttgatgaatctTGTTATACCTTGAATGTATTTTTAGTGTGTCTTTGAAGACCTAATGTGTGAAATGAAACGATAATGAAGTTGGTTCTTGAAATGTGTATTGTGAAGCTTGAATTGTATGTTTTGCCTAgattatgcctaaatgaagtGTATTGGTTTAGCATGTTAAGGGtgtaatgtgatgaatgaaagtcTAAGCATATATAGAATTTAATGTAATTGAAATGATGATTATGTTCatggtgtgctcacatgtacacacacattcACACTTGAATAAATGAATGGGATAAGTTAAGCCAAAAAGGGGAGTATTGGGATGAACATTTTTCGTGACTTGAGATGAAGTGTTAAGTACAAACCTCACTGCATCCTAAGAGATTTCTAAGACAGGTCagaggatgaatgcccttcgtaAGTTGAGATGCGGTGtacactagttatccttaacctttGGTAGATAATGTTTAGAATTTATGGGGAGTGATGCCTACCACCGAGATATGAATCAAGaatggttacacttcgtgagttgagatatcGTATTCCAATGTacttcttgagatgagtactcctcgttagtagagaatgagttacttattAGCAATCTCCTCATCCCTTAACTACGTTCCCACATAGGTGTAACTATagggaaagccatgtaaaactaagagaatgaccttactctaggcaagtgaggatccctcatccaatAGGGGTTGATATCGGGAtcccatgtctagctctcatggtctatgtcggttatgctAACCCCAACAAAATTAATGAAAGTGACAAGTCTCCTGAAAGATTATGCTAATTAAGGTAGGTAGTGGAATAAgatgctatctatccattgcactaggttgGCTTTCCAAAAGAGGAGTCTTTGTGagtcttatatgaattgaatgaactaggTCTTTTAGAAGAACGTACTAGTAGGGTAGGTGGTTCTATGGGATGATATGTATCCATTGAACTAAGTAGACCTTACGAAAGGTGAGTC
This DNA window, taken from Solanum lycopersicum chromosome 5, SLM_r2.1, encodes the following:
- the LOC138348802 gene encoding uncharacterized protein, whose translation is MAAIAEGASGSCPWHNRLGHMRDKGMKMLVAKGSLECLKSVDMGLCESSVMGKQKRVSFPKTPMDPKNVPLKWSIQMFGNHLQYHHLEDLDSMLPSLMILAGRLMRTVPGKARKNGIAKRMNKTLNERERRMRIHFGLPKTFWMDATAYVRVVPEKRDKLDAKAVKCYFIGYGSYLFGYRCKRVHLEPSGHQIENLHLEQMDVKTTLLHGYLYKEIYMQKPEGFVVPGKEHMVCKLTRRLYGLKSSMREINNLKTRLSAAFKMKDLCPVKQILGMKISRDRSAGTLNLSQELYIEKVLSKFIVNDAKPRTTPMANQLKWSKDKSPKTA